TACCCTCCTCGTTGATTACGTATGTTTGGAATTCGATGGATTTCTCGGTTGTGAATGCCCTTTGAATTAGGTATTTCCTACCATCAAGCCCCACAAGCTCTATCCTAATCAACGCGGTACTAGCCCCCTTCCTGACCAAATCGCTTAGTTTGTACCTGCCCCTAACCCAATCACTGCCGTAGAGCCCCATTGCAATGGCCTCCAGGAGGCTTGTTTTCCCCGAGCCGTTTGGCCCGTGGATGAAGTTTATGCCCTCCGTGATCACCGCCTTACCCCTAACAATGGACCTGAAGTTCTCAACCTCAACCCTACTTATTAGCAAGGCTCATCACCCAAGCCAATCCCTAATGGACCTACTCCCCCTCAATGGAACCCCCACAATATCCTCAAGGGTTTTGAATGCCCCATCCTCATTCCCCACCCTGACCTTCTCGATGATGTCCATTAACGAACTCACTAAATTCTCGTCATTGAGTTTGGACCTTAGGGCGGTCCTTATTATGTCGTTAATCCCACTGAACGTGCGTACCTCCTCAACAACCCTCTGGGGCCTCTCTAGGTTAAGCCTCACGTCGACCCAGGACTTGGTGAAGAACCTGCGTAATTCCTGAACCTGGAAGTCCCTGCTTGAGTACCCCCTGGCCACCTTACCCTCTATCTCGAGGATTATGTACGCATCCCTTAGGTCCATGTTATTGGCTATGTATGATACGTCACCCCTAACCCTGTCCGGCTTCGCCTCGTCATAAACCATCCTAATCCTCACCAACCTCCTCTGGGGCTTCAGGGCTATGCTTCTAACCCTGACGCCGTTACTGCCCACGTCTAGGATTAGGAAGCCCTTGGGATCCATACCCTTAATCCTGCTTAACCTACTGTCCCTGTACTCGAAGGTTTCGAACTCCCTGGCATCCCATATTTCCAGGGAGCCTGGGTACGTGGCGTTTAGCCTTGGGTGTTTTAGCCCATGCTCGTGTATGTGCCCCACGGCTATGTAATCAAGGTTTAACTGCAATAGTGGTTTCTCGTTTACCATGAAGACGTCAACATTGGGCATGGGGTATACGTAGGGTGCCCCCTCAATGTACTGGTGAATAATGGCTATGTTAAGCCTGCCCTGGGCCATGTGGTTCCTAATGGTTGTGAAGAGCTTGTTTTGCATGTCCGTGTACACGGTGCCCACACCAATCAACCTAACGTTGTCAATGTCCACATGCCCATCATCCATGTAATTAATCAGGCCCATCTGGTGCAGGACAACCAGCGGGTTTTCCGTGGGGTTTATGATTGAGGCGTCATGATTGCCCCTGACGGCGTAGATCCTCATTCCAGCCTCCCTGAGCCTCATGAAGCCCCTGATGGCTGTTATGTAGATGCTTGGTGGTGGTCTTTGGGTATCGAATAAGTCGCCACTTATTATCACATGTTCCAAACCCTCCTCCTCATGGAGCCTAAGCAATTCATCAACTGCCCTGAGGAATGCCTTGTTATAATCCTCAAGCCTTTCCTCGAGCCCGTACTGCCTATGCCCCAGGTGTATGTCGGATAAGTGAGCCAATAGCATGAGCCTCACTTAATGCTGATGATGTTTTCCTTTATTGCTTTTGCCAGTAGTGCGATTACGTGGGGGCACGGTCTCTCCCTGGCACCGCATGCCTCACAGTACCAACTCCTCTCCTTAACCCTCACCTCAACATTAACATTGGCAACTCTACCCCTAAGCACCCCGAAACCATACTCCAGCGAGTCCGTGGAGCCCATCATCGCAATGCCCTCAAGGGCCTCCTGGACCGTAACGTTCGCATTTAATACGTTATTCACGGCATTCCTAACCTCATTTATTGGCATGCCATCGACCCTCCAAGCGGTTACTAGGTCTATGTCTGACCCGCCGTAATCCAGGACTCTATTCCTTAATTTAATGACCATGGGCAGTGGTGTTATTGGCCCCGTGACCACGCCCTCCCCAGTGTCGAGTACCGGTATTAATTGGCTCAGCTCCTGGCTTAGGGCCTCGCTGGCGCTTAGGGTTGCCTGTATGTCCCTTTGGTTAATGAGCCTTAGGATTAGTTGGCTGTTGCATTGGCTCAGTATGTCTGGGTCCACCCTGGATGGTCTCTGGGTGATCACGACTAGGTAAACCCCGAATTTCCTACCCTCGGCCGCTATCCTCGAGATTATGCTGAGGCTTAGGGTTTTCCTGGTGGATCTTGGGGGTGCGAATCTATGGGCCTCCTCGAGGATAACCACCACTGGGAATGGGTACCTGGGCCCTGGGAGGTTCCTAACGAAATTAACCCTCGCCCTGAACACCCTGGTTAGTAT
This is a stretch of genomic DNA from Vulcanisaeta thermophila. It encodes these proteins:
- a CDS encoding metallophosphoesterase family protein, translating into MLLAHLSDIHLGHRQYGLEERLEDYNKAFLRAVDELLRLHEEEGLEHVIISGDLFDTQRPPPSIYITAIRGFMRLREAGMRIYAVRGNHDASIINPTENPLVVLHQMGLINYMDDGHVDIDNVRLIGVGTVYTDMQNKLFTTIRNHMAQGRLNIAIIHQYIEGAPYVYPMPNVDVFMVNEKPLLQLNLDYIAVGHIHEHGLKHPRLNATYPGSLEIWDAREFETFEYRDSRLSRIKGMDPKGFLILDVGSNGVRVRSIALKPQRRLVRIRMVYDEAKPDRVRGDVSYIANNMDLRDAYIILEIEGKVARGYSSRDFQVQELRRFFTKSWVDVRLNLERPQRVVEEVRTFSGINDIIRTALRSKLNDENLVSSLMDIIEKVRVGNEDGAFKTLEDIVGVPLRGSRSIRDWLG